GGCGCGCTGGACTACCGCGAATTCCGTGCGGCCAACCCTGATGCGCCCTACCCGGTGGCGGTGGTGCTGGGCTGCGACCCGGCCACCATCCTGGGCGCTGTTACCCCGGTGCCGGATACACTGTCCGAATACCAGTTCGCCGGCCTGCTGCGCGGCAGCCGCACCGAGCTGGTGAAATGCATCGGCTCCGACCTGCAGGTGCCGGCCAGTGCCGAAATCGTGCTGGAAGGCCACATCCACCCGAACGACATGGCGATGGAAGGCCCGTACGGCGACCACACCGGCTACTACAACGAGCAGGACAGCTTCCCGGTGTTCACCATCGACCGCATCACCATGCGCGAGAACCCGGTGTACCACAGCACCTATACCGGCAAGCCGCCGGATGAGCCGGCGGTGCTGGGCGTGGCGCTGAACGAGGTGTTCGTGCCCATCCTGCAGAAGCAGTTTCCGGAGATCGTCGACTTCTACCTGCCGCCGGAAGGCTGCAGCTACCGCATGGCGGTGATCAGCATCAAGAAGCAGTACCCCGGCCACGCCAAGCGCGTGATGATGGGCTGCTGGAGCTTCCTGCGCCAGTTCATGTACACCAAGTTCATCGTGGTGGTGGACGACGACGTGAATACCCGCGACTGGAAGGAAGTGATCTGGGCAATCACCACCCGCATGGACCCGGTGCGCGATACCACGCTGATCGACAACACGCCGATCGACTACCTGGACTTTGCCAGCCCCATTTCCGGGCTGGGCGGCAAGATGGGGCTGGACGCCACCAACAAGCTGCCGGGCGAGACCAACCGCGAATGGGGCACCCCCATCGTGATGGATGCCGGCACCCGCCAGCGCGTGGACGAACTGTGGCAGCAACTGGGGCTGTAATCGCTGCAAAAGGGAAGCGCTGTTATCATGCGCGCTTTGATGCAACTTGAAAGCACACACCATGACCAACGCCAATTCCCGTAACCGCCTGAAACGCCTCAACAGCCGCCAGCGCAAAAAGCTGCGCGTGGGCGAGTTCCAGGAGCTGGGCTTTACCCTGCAGGCCACCCTGAACTGCGACGAAGCAGCCAGCGACGCCTTCCTGAATGCCTGGCTGGAAGTGGTGGATGCCCACGGCGTGAGCTTTGGTGGCAACTACACCAAGGGCGAGCTGGACGGCATCGTGTTCCCGGTAAGCGACGTGAAGGTCAGCGCAGAACTGCGCACCACCCTGGTAGCCTGGCTGCAGGGCCGCAAGGAAATCGCCCAGATCGAAGCGGGCGAGCTGCTGGACGTGTGGCACAGCCGCTGGTAAGCGCGCGCCAGACCGGCAAGCAGAACGGCTCCCCACGGGGAGCCGTTTTCATTTGCGCTGCTCAGCGCAGCGCCTGGCGCGCGTAGTCCAGCAGGCCGGCATTGCCATGCCGATGGCAGGTGCTGACGCAACGTTGGCCGCAACGCCACAGCGGCCGCAGCAGCCGCCCCGGGCGCACCAGTGCCAGCAGCCGTTCGCACAGCTGCATGCCGGCATCGAAACAATCATGCCCCAGGGCCAGATCATGCTGCTGCGCGGCGCGCTGCCAGTATGACCAGTAGCTGCTGCCGCTGGCCGCCGCCAGCCACAGGTGCGCACACGCCAGCCCCTGCGCACGCTGCCAGCTTTGCCAGCTCTGCCGCTGCGCGCGCTGGCAATCCAGCCACGCCTGCGGCAAGGCCGTGGGGTAGTGCGGGTGCAGTGTGGTCATGGCACACCTCCGATTGTGCAACGCAACAATCCGGTATAGCCCAGCCCACGGCATCACTCCAGCGCTTTTTCCAGCCACACGATGGCATCGTCCGGCGCACGCGGGTGCGGCTCCTCGCCGGTCTGCACATATCCGCAGCGCAGATAGAACAGCAGATTGCCCGGCAGATTGCGGCGAATGGACAGCCGCAGCCGCGCATAACCCCGTGCCCGCGCCAGCGGCTCCAGCCAGGCCAGCAGCTGTTGGCCGCAACCCTGGCCCTGCAACTGCGGCAACACCGCCACACGCTTGATCTCCGCGACATCGGCACTGTCGGTGGGCAGCAGGCAGGCGGTGGCCACCGCCCTGCCCGCCAGCTCGCCGATGGCGAACAGCTGGCCCTGCGCCAGCCGCTGCGTCAGCGTGGCCGCATCCTCGTCCAGCGCCGTGGGCCGGCTGGAGACCACGCCCAGCAGCGGGCTGAACGCCGCCTGCAGCAGCGCGCGCAGGGTGTCCACATCGTCCGGCCCGGCCAGCCGGCATGCGAGCTTGTCCATGACTCCTCCCCCTGAAAACCGCTAGCAGCCTAACAGACACAAAAAAAATGCCGCAACGCCCTGCGACGTTGCGGCCAACCCTTCTTAGGTGCCTGTGCTCAACCTTCTTGAAGAAGATCATGCCCAGGCTTCGCTTCACACTACATAAGGAGGGGACAAACTCTGTGCGCTGTTAGATCTCCACCCAGCGCGGGCTGGTAAGCGCCGCCGGCTGCAGCACGGTATCCAGCTGCTTCTGGGTGAGCAGACCGCGGCGCAGCACGATGTCGTACACGCTGCCGCCGGTCTGGTGGGCCTCCGTCGCCACTTCGGTGGCGGCGGCATAGCCGATGTAGGGGTTGAGCGCGGTCACCAGCCCCACCGAGCGGTGCACGCTGTCGCGCAGGAAGTCGACATTGGCAGTGATGCCCACCACGCAGTTCTCGCGCAGGGTGTCGCAGGCATTGGCCAGGTGGCTGACGCTACGGAACAGGCTGTAGGCGATCACCGGCTCAAAGGCATTGAGCTGCAGCTGGCCGGCTTCCGCCGCCATGGTCACCGTCATGTCGTTGCCGATCACCTCGTAGGCCACCTGGGTCACCACTTCCGGAATCACCGGGTTGACCTTGCCCGGCATGATGGAGGAACCCGCCTGCCGCGCCGGCAGGTTGATCTCGCCCAGGCCGGCGCGCGGGCCGGAGGACAGCAGGCGCAGGTCATTGCAGCTCTTGGACAGCTTCACCGCCACGCGCTTGAGCACGCCGGACAGCTGCACGAAGGCGCCGCAGTCCTGGGTGGCTTCGATCAGGTTGGGTGCGGTAATCAGCGCAAGGCCGGTGAGCGCCGACAGCTTGTCGCACACCAGCGGGGTGTAGTCCGGGTGGGCGGTGATGCCGGTGCCGATGGCGGTGGCGCCCAGGTTGATTTCCAGCATCAGCGCGCTGGCTTCGTACAGCCGCTGCTCGTCCTCGCCCAGCATCACCGCGTAGGTGCGGAATTCCTGGCCCAGCGTCATCGGCACCGCGTCCTGCAGCTGGGTACGGCCCATCTTCAGCACGTCGGAGAATTCGTCGGCCTTGTCGTCGAAAGCGTCGCGCAGGCGGGCCATGGCCGCCAGCAGGCGCTGCACGCCCCAGAAGGTGGCCAGGCGCAGCGCGGTGGGATACACATCATTGGTGCTCTGCCCCATGTTGACGTGCTCGTTGGGGTGCAGATGCTGGTACTCGCCCTTGCCACGGCCCAGCAGTTCCAGCGCGCGGTTGGCGATTACCTCGTTGGCATTCATATTGGTGGAGGTGCCGGCACCGCCCTGGATCACGTCGACCACGAACTGCTCGTGCAGCTTGCCGGCGCGAATCTCCTCGCAGGCCAGCACGATGGCGTCCTTGTGATGGTCGCTCAGCAGGCCCAGCTGGTGGTTGGCCAGTGCCGCCGCCTGCTTGATCACCGCCAGCGCGCGGATCAGGTCGCCATAGCTGGCGATGGTCTGCCCGGTGATGGGAAAGTTCTCGATGGCGCGCAGGGTGTGCACGCCCCAGTAGACATGAGCCGGCACTTCGCGGTCGCCAAGCAGATCGTGTTCCAGACGGGTTGCCATGATGTGTGTTCGCGGTGAGGTTGGGTGCTGCGCACTGTAGCCCCGGCCGCCAAAACGCCGCCAATTCCGAATGCCGATCGGATCATGCAAAAGCTGCATGATCGGCAAAAACACCGCGTTCAGCCGTAAAAATGGCCGCATCGTGCGGCCAATAAGCAGAAAAACCGAAGCCCGCAGGGCTTCCGGCACCTTGCGGCCAACCTGGCCTCACCGGATTGGCCATGCCGGCCATGCGGCGGAACGCCCCGGTGGGGCTTCCGCCCTACGGCGCATCGTAAACATTGGCCGCAGCGGCATCACACCGCCGGGTAGCGCTGCGCCAGACGCTGCCACAGCGCATCCAGCGCCGGCAGCTCGCGGCGCGCATCGCGGTAGACGCGGATTTCCATCTGCAGCGACCAGTCGTCGTCGCCGGCCAGTGCCAGCTGCCCGGCGGCCAGCTCGCGCTGCACCGCGCTGTGCGGCAGGAAGGCCATGCCGTGCCCTTCCAGCACCATGGCCTTCAGGCCCTCGGCCATATCGGTTTCGAAGCAGCGCTGCAGTGCCGCCGGCTCCGGCGAGCGC
This Vogesella sp. LIG4 DNA region includes the following protein-coding sequences:
- the aspA gene encoding aspartate ammonia-lyase; translation: MATRLEHDLLGDREVPAHVYWGVHTLRAIENFPITGQTIASYGDLIRALAVIKQAAALANHQLGLLSDHHKDAIVLACEEIRAGKLHEQFVVDVIQGGAGTSTNMNANEVIANRALELLGRGKGEYQHLHPNEHVNMGQSTNDVYPTALRLATFWGVQRLLAAMARLRDAFDDKADEFSDVLKMGRTQLQDAVPMTLGQEFRTYAVMLGEDEQRLYEASALMLEINLGATAIGTGITAHPDYTPLVCDKLSALTGLALITAPNLIEATQDCGAFVQLSGVLKRVAVKLSKSCNDLRLLSSGPRAGLGEINLPARQAGSSIMPGKVNPVIPEVVTQVAYEVIGNDMTVTMAAEAGQLQLNAFEPVIAYSLFRSVSHLANACDTLRENCVVGITANVDFLRDSVHRSVGLVTALNPYIGYAAATEVATEAHQTGGSVYDIVLRRGLLTQKQLDTVLQPAALTSPRWVEI
- the ubiD gene encoding 4-hydroxy-3-polyprenylbenzoate decarboxylase, which encodes MKYNDLRDFMSQLESQGELKRVKVPVSPHLEMTEIGDRVLKAGGPALLFETPQQGQKRYDIPVLANLFGTPKRVAMGMGAADVMQLREIGKTLAYLKEPEPPKGLRDAWDKLPLLKQVLSMAPKEVKKAPCQQIVWEGAEVDLARLPIQHCWPGDVAPLITWGLTVTRGPHKKRQNLGIYRQQVIGRNRVIMRWLAHRGGALDYREFRAANPDAPYPVAVVLGCDPATILGAVTPVPDTLSEYQFAGLLRGSRTELVKCIGSDLQVPASAEIVLEGHIHPNDMAMEGPYGDHTGYYNEQDSFPVFTIDRITMRENPVYHSTYTGKPPDEPAVLGVALNEVFVPILQKQFPEIVDFYLPPEGCSYRMAVISIKKQYPGHAKRVMMGCWSFLRQFMYTKFIVVVDDDVNTRDWKEVIWAITTRMDPVRDTTLIDNTPIDYLDFASPISGLGGKMGLDATNKLPGETNREWGTPIVMDAGTRQRVDELWQQLGL
- a CDS encoding 50S ribosome-binding protein YggL, with protein sequence MTNANSRNRLKRLNSRQRKKLRVGEFQELGFTLQATLNCDEAASDAFLNAWLEVVDAHGVSFGGNYTKGELDGIVFPVSDVKVSAELRTTLVAWLQGRKEIAQIEAGELLDVWHSRW
- a CDS encoding GNAT family N-acetyltransferase, which produces MDKLACRLAGPDDVDTLRALLQAAFSPLLGVVSSRPTALDEDAATLTQRLAQGQLFAIGELAGRAVATACLLPTDSADVAEIKRVAVLPQLQGQGCGQQLLAWLEPLARARGYARLRLSIRRNLPGNLLFYLRCGYVQTGEEPHPRAPDDAIVWLEKALE